In one window of Zingiber officinale cultivar Zhangliang chromosome 11A, Zo_v1.1, whole genome shotgun sequence DNA:
- the LOC122031495 gene encoding uncharacterized protein LOC122031495, whose amino-acid sequence MGTEVVRPHDCLLRRTRNASSRRVVGRRNDSLKEAKPRKREATLAGFRSECVSGRMARDAAALREVRAKTFSTTPQDVYAGSACALSPSPRALPLPRFSRRKEESSAAATSVDPFATRDLRRLLRLE is encoded by the coding sequence ATGGGAACCGAGGTGGTGCGGCCCCATGACTGCCTCCTCCGCCGGACCAGAAACGCCTCCTCCAGGCGCGTGGTTGGCAGAAGAAACGATTCTCTGAAGGAAGCGAAGCCGAGGAAGCGCGAGGCCACGCTCGCCGGCTTTAGGTCGGAGTGCGTCTCGGGGCGGATGGCTCGGGATGCGGCGGCCTTGAGAGAGGTTCGGGCGAAGACGTTTTCGACAACGCCTCAGGACGTGTACGCGGGGTCGGCGTGCGCGCTCTCACCTTCGCCGCGAGCATTGCCGCTGCCGAGATTCTCGAGGAGGAAAGAGGAGTCGTCGGCGGCGGCTACATCGGTGGATCCCTTCGCCACCAGGGACTTGAGGCGGTTGCTTCGGCTCGAATGA